TCGGCTAAGACGACCGCGGGAAGCTCACCGCGGAACGACTTGTAGTGCCCAGAACGGTCGGTCCACGCGCCGTAGCCAGCCGGGATGTACTTCGCCACACGTGGCACGTCGGCCGCCGGTGTGGAGAACATGGTGCCGCCGGCTCGGTCCAGGTTGCCGGTGACGGCGTTGATGACCATGACCAGCCAACTCACCAGCGTCCCGGTCTCCTGGTGGCAGATGCCGATCCGGCAGTAGATCGCTGCTGACTCCGCCGCGGCATGGTCACGCGCCAGGGCGTAGATCGTCTCGGCATCGACACCGGCGCGCGCGGCGACGGCCTCGGGGCTGGCATTGGCGACCAGGCGGCGTAGCTCCGGAAGACCCACCGACTGGCGGGCGATCGCCGCTGTGTCGCAGAGGTTTTCGTTGATCAGGACATGCAGCATGCCCAGCAGAAGATAGAGGTCGCCACCGGGGCGTACCGCGACATGTGCGTCAGCCAGCTTTGCCGTCTCGGTGCGACGCGGGTCGATCACGACGACGGTCCCACCGCGATCGCGCACGGCTTTGATCCGCCGTTTGGCCCCGGGCATGATTGACAGTGACCCGTTGGACACTGCGGGATTGGCGCCGAGGATCACCAGGCGTTGGGTCCGGTCGATGTCGGTGATCGGGATCAGCACGTTGGAGCCGAACACCTTCCAGGCCGCGAACTCGTGTGGCATCTGATCGATGCTCGACGCGGAGAAGAAGTTGGGTGTCATCAGGGCCGCACGCAGCAGCAGACCGTAGATCGCTGCGGAACTGTGTGCGGCAGGGTTGCCCAGGTACATCCCGACAGCCTCTTTGCCGTGCTCCTTGCGGACCCGGCGCAACCGCGTGCCGATGTCGGACAGGGCTTGTTCCCAGCTCACGGGCACAAAGTCGTCGCCGACCCGCCGCATCGGCGTGCGCAGCCGGTCCGGGTCGTCGTGCAGCCCGCCCATCGCGGTCGACTTGGGGCAGATGTAGCCGTGCGAGAACACGTCCTCGGAGTTGCCCTGGATGCGACTGACTTTGCCGTCGGTCACCGTGACCTGAATGCCGCAGTGTGCCTCACACAATGTGCACTGACTGTTATGCGTGGTGCTCGCGCCCGGGG
The window above is part of the Mycolicibacter sp. MU0102 genome. Proteins encoded here:
- a CDS encoding molybdopterin-dependent oxidoreductase, with the protein product MTTVDLPLSDSPGASTTHNSQCTLCEAHCGIQVTVTDGKVSRIQGNSEDVFSHGYICPKSTAMGGLHDDPDRLRTPMRRVGDDFVPVSWEQALSDIGTRLRRVRKEHGKEAVGMYLGNPAAHSSAAIYGLLLRAALMTPNFFSASSIDQMPHEFAAWKVFGSNVLIPITDIDRTQRLVILGANPAVSNGSLSIMPGAKRRIKAVRDRGGTVVVIDPRRTETAKLADAHVAVRPGGDLYLLLGMLHVLINENLCDTAAIARQSVGLPELRRLVANASPEAVAARAGVDAETIYALARDHAAAESAAIYCRIGICHQETGTLVSWLVMVINAVTGNLDRAGGTMFSTPAADVPRVAKYIPAGYGAWTDRSGHYKSFRGELPAVVLADEILTAGEGQIKAMITCAGNPVSSIPQKGRLDQAMASLDLYVAIDMYVTETSRHADYILPPASPLEREDVGLLLPVFSVRNNIRYQHRTFEPPAGTKDDWEILSLLMLELLPTPLRKMVAPVRERLVSAINPLRMAALSVATGPYGWIRKGRKGITMRQLRDSAGGLDLGPLRPRLREVIGTRDRKAQLAPQEFIAAAATLLDGPAGPASAYDLQLIGRRQLRSNNSWLHNVPSMTSGSNQCTLHMHSDDANVRGLTEGDMVEVTSDIGKIAVPLHISDDMRPGTVSVPHGWGHRNTGWRHADSLPGANVNDLHDPQRVDTFTGTAALNNTWVSVAATAVAVEDDALGR